Proteins encoded within one genomic window of Fusarium musae strain F31 chromosome 4, whole genome shotgun sequence:
- a CDS encoding hypothetical protein (EggNog:ENOG41): MSDWNNEQGGSAHANTFGEDNWTSGGQAGNTSTNNTGFANDGFDDGDGFVSEQPAGDDKCFGCGETGHRRAECPNPQEMTCRFCKQPGHMIKECPDKPPMICENCGEEGHMRKNCEKPRKINRDHIADVSADDAWNKIKQAVSDRDVDDVKEAVQEYIKAVDGDITYRQLQEALIDHGIGLWLIATERTLVPVFTNMDLQGHIDKKYTVSYRFVEHADRPRELEGWPKSRDELLSRLDDAGEVVDRGVPLCLNCKELGHISKFCTQEKTERTDVVKISCFNCGADGHRVRDCPEPRVDKNACKNCGQSGHRAADCEEPPNPANVECRKCNEMGHFAKYCPQGGGSRACRNCGQEGHIAKDCDQPRDMSTVTCRNCEKQGHFSKECPEPKDWTKVQCSNCQEYGHTKVRCKVPPVDEADGFGVAGDGDGGWSNADAVGGGDGYSNQNTGGNDGW, from the exons ATGTCCGACTGGAACAACGAGCAGGGTGGTTCGGCCCATGCGAACACCTTTGGGGAAGATAACTGGACAAGCGGAGGACAGGCTGG AAACACATCCACCAACAACACTGGCTTCGCTAACGATGGTTTCGACGACGGCGATGGTTTTGTAAGCGAACAGCCCGCTGGTGATGACAAGTGTTTCGGCTGTGGCGAGACTGG TCACCGCCGTGCCGAGTGTCCCAATCCTCAGGAGATGACCTGCCGCTTCTGTAAGCAGCCTGGTCATATGATCAAGGAGTGTCCCGATAAGCCCCCCATGATCTGCGAGAACTGTGGTGAAGAAG GCCACATGCGCAAGAATTGCGAAAAGCCTCGCAAGATTAACCGCGACCACATCGCTGATGTCAGCGCTGATGACGCCTGGAACAAAATCAAACAGGCCGTCAGTGATCGAGACGTCGACGACGTTAAGGAGGCGGTCCAAGAGTACATCAAGGCCGTCGATGGTGATATTACTTATCGCCAACTCCAAGAAGCATTGATCGACCACGGCATTGGCCTCTGGCTCATTGCGACTGAGCGAACTCTCGTCCCTGTTTTCACCAACATGGACCTTCAGGGCCATATCGACAAGAAATACACCGTTTCTTATCGCTTTGTCGAGCATGCTGATCGTCCTCGTGAGCTCGAAGGATGGCCTAAGAGCCGGGACGAACTTCTCTCTCGTCTGGATGACGCTGGCGAAGTCGTGGATCGAGGTGTTCCTCTTTGTCTGAACTGCAAGGAACTTGGACATATCTCCAAGTTTTGTACTCAGGAGAAGACGGAACGTACCGATGTGGTCAAGATCTCTTGCTTCAACTGCGGTGCGGATGGCCACCGTGTCAGAGACT GTCCTGAGCCCCGTGTGGACAAGAATGCTTGCAAGAATTGCGG TCAATCTGGTCACCGGGCCGCTGACTGCGAGGAGCCCCCCAATCCCGCCAATGTCGAATGTCGCAAGTGCAACGAGA TGGGTCACTTTGCCAAATATTGTCCTCAGGGCGGTGGCAGCCGTGCTTGCCGCAACTGTGGTCAGGAGGGCCACATCGCCAAAGACTGTGACCAGCCTCGCGACATGTCGACTGTGACTTGCCGCAACTGTGAGAAGCAAGGACACTTCAGCAAGGAGTGCCCCGAGCCGAAGGATT GGACTAAAGTTCAGTGCTCCAACTGTCAGGAGTACGGCCACACCAAAGTTCGATGCAAGGTCCCTCCTGTCGATGAGGCTGACGGCTttggtgttgctggtgaCGGGGACGGTGGATGGTCCAACGCTGATGCCGTGGGGGGTGGTGACGGCTACAGCAATCAGAACACTGGTGGCAACGACGGGTGGTAA